The proteins below are encoded in one region of Podarcis raffonei isolate rPodRaf1 chromosome 6, rPodRaf1.pri, whole genome shotgun sequence:
- the ADIG gene encoding adipogenin isoform X1 — protein MKYPLVPLINDLTFPVLFFWFCLPFGILLILFIFWLQHLLNDAQVSITKEIKMPPSDNSDGNADLESENESRGNNSQGKMHRRSSTSDIRTTLPVKKMKPKPAYLSSKEAVQIKGLSAFISDRLDHNVKQYCLDKSSLYNTVMLICTLLASLLFNLLCQLLEVSNVLRIQLLPSSLAVRVYQLFAWVTQKPAKIMISLKQEISARSAFFLGKREKITFGAKA, from the exons ATGAAGTACCCTCTGGTCCCTTTAATTAATGACCTAACATTTCCTGTCcttttcttttggttttgtttgCCTTTTGGAATATTATTgattcttttcattttctggctTCAACATCTACTTAATGATG cccaagtTTCCATCACTAAAGAGATAAAGATGCCACCCTCTGATAATTCTGATGGGAATGCTGACCTCGAATCAGAAAATGAGTCTAGAGGAAATAACAGTCAGGGCAAGATGCACAGAAGATCCTCAACAAGTGACATTAGGACAACTCTACCTGTGAAAAAAATGAAACCCAAGCCTGCCTATTTGAGTTCAAAAGAGGCTGTCCAGATAAAAGGGCTTTCTGCCTTTATTTCAGACAGATTGGACCATAATGTAAAACAGTATTGCTTGGACAAAAGTTCATTGTATAACACAGTAATG CTGATCTGCACTCTGCTGGCCTCTCTTCTCTTCAACCTTCTCTGCCAGTTGCTTGAGGTCTCAAATGTTCTACGAATCCAGCTGCTGCCTTCATCTCTGGCTGTCCGGGTATATCAGCTCTTTGCCTGGGTGACCCAAAAGCCTGCGAAAATCATGATTTCCTTGAAACAAGAAATTTCTGCTCGATCAGCCTTTTtcttggggaagagagagaaaataactttTGGGGCTAAAGCGTAA
- the ADIG gene encoding adipogenin isoform X2: protein MPPSDNSDGNADLESENESRGNNSQGKMHRRSSTSDIRTTLPVKKMKPKPAYLSSKEAVQIKGLSAFISDRLDHNVKQYCLDKSSLYNTVMLICTLLASLLFNLLCQLLEVSNVLRIQLLPSSLAVRVYQLFAWVTQKPAKIMISLKQEISARSAFFLGKREKITFGAKA, encoded by the exons ATGCCACCCTCTGATAATTCTGATGGGAATGCTGACCTCGAATCAGAAAATGAGTCTAGAGGAAATAACAGTCAGGGCAAGATGCACAGAAGATCCTCAACAAGTGACATTAGGACAACTCTACCTGTGAAAAAAATGAAACCCAAGCCTGCCTATTTGAGTTCAAAAGAGGCTGTCCAGATAAAAGGGCTTTCTGCCTTTATTTCAGACAGATTGGACCATAATGTAAAACAGTATTGCTTGGACAAAAGTTCATTGTATAACACAGTAATG CTGATCTGCACTCTGCTGGCCTCTCTTCTCTTCAACCTTCTCTGCCAGTTGCTTGAGGTCTCAAATGTTCTACGAATCCAGCTGCTGCCTTCATCTCTGGCTGTCCGGGTATATCAGCTCTTTGCCTGGGTGACCCAAAAGCCTGCGAAAATCATGATTTCCTTGAAACAAGAAATTTCTGCTCGATCAGCCTTTTtcttggggaagagagagaaaataactttTGGGGCTAAAGCGTAA